A region from the Mycobacterium heidelbergense genome encodes:
- a CDS encoding nucleotidyl transferase AbiEii/AbiGii toxin family protein: MSSGDTVFRRIQSLARSTAAKSGTGAPTQEYLIRHTLESFLDRLTRTSRGGDFVLKGGILLAAYGIRRPTKDADSNAVNADVTAEHLGQVVRDIAAIEVDDGVVFDLDTISVQEIREQAHYPGLRVRVSVSIGPWKGAAAWDVSTGDPIVPPPRQVTIDRIIGDPITLLGYAPETTIAEKGITILERGITSTRWRDYLDIVALARHGIDPDELLRSARAVARHRGVTLEPVAPHLAGYGAVAQAKWAAWRRKEHLESACEENLEDQITLVASYLDPVFVHGAE, translated from the coding sequence GTGAGCTCCGGCGACACGGTGTTCCGCCGGATTCAGTCCCTCGCCCGTTCCACAGCGGCGAAAAGCGGGACCGGCGCACCGACACAGGAGTACCTGATTCGGCACACCCTCGAATCGTTCCTGGACCGGCTCACCCGCACCTCCCGCGGCGGCGACTTCGTCCTCAAGGGCGGAATTCTGCTGGCCGCCTACGGGATACGGCGCCCAACGAAGGACGCCGACTCCAATGCCGTCAACGCCGACGTCACCGCCGAACATCTTGGCCAGGTGGTCCGCGATATCGCCGCAATCGAGGTCGATGACGGGGTGGTGTTTGACCTCGACACGATCAGCGTGCAGGAGATCCGCGAGCAGGCCCACTACCCGGGCCTGCGCGTGCGGGTCTCCGTGTCGATCGGTCCATGGAAGGGCGCCGCGGCCTGGGATGTATCCACCGGAGACCCGATCGTTCCGCCACCCCGGCAAGTGACCATCGACCGGATCATCGGCGACCCAATCACACTCCTCGGCTATGCGCCCGAGACCACCATCGCCGAGAAGGGCATCACCATCCTCGAACGCGGCATCACCAGCACCCGCTGGCGCGACTACCTCGATATCGTCGCACTCGCCCGCCACGGCATCGACCCCGATGAACTGCTCCGCTCGGCACGAGCCGTCGCACGCCACCGCGGCGTCACCCTCGAACCCGTCGCACCACACCTCGCTGGTTACGGCGCAGTCGCACAAGCGAAATGGGCCGCATGGCGCCGCAAGGAGCACCTCGAATCCGCATGCGAGGAGAACCTCGAAGACCAGATCACCTTGGTCGCCTCCTACCTTGACCCCGTCTTTGTCCACGGCGCCGAATAG
- a CDS encoding type IV toxin-antitoxin system AbiEi family antitoxin domain-containing protein, producing the protein MDALTPSTTAQAGLSRSALYRGARAGQFDRIARGIYLPADASAADWDQIEAATRRPDATICLTSALAHHDLTDTIPAALDVAIPRGTRTPASTGAIAWHHFDRATFEIGRDEITIPGSDQTIGIYSPERSIADAFRLRGEVGYELARDALREWLRRGGKPTHLIDIASRLPRAKSPVLHALEMLA; encoded by the coding sequence GTGGATGCCTTGACGCCGAGCACGACGGCACAGGCCGGCCTGTCGCGCAGCGCGCTCTACCGCGGCGCACGGGCGGGCCAGTTTGACCGCATCGCCCGCGGCATCTACCTGCCCGCAGACGCCTCGGCCGCCGACTGGGACCAGATCGAGGCCGCGACGCGGCGCCCCGACGCCACGATCTGCCTGACCTCCGCACTCGCCCATCACGACCTGACCGACACGATCCCCGCCGCGCTGGACGTCGCGATCCCCCGCGGGACGAGAACACCGGCGAGCACCGGTGCGATCGCCTGGCATCACTTCGACCGGGCCACATTCGAAATCGGACGCGACGAGATCACAATCCCAGGATCAGATCAGACGATCGGGATCTACTCGCCCGAGCGGTCGATCGCCGACGCGTTCCGGCTGCGCGGCGAGGTCGGCTACGAACTGGCACGAGACGCGCTGCGCGAATGGCTACGCCGAGGCGGCAAACCGACCCACCTGATCGACATCGCCTCCCGCCTCCCACGAGCGAAATCCCCTGTCCTACACGCATTAGAGATGCTGGCGTGA
- a CDS encoding antitoxin: MRTTLQIDDDILEDARSIARSEGRSVGAVISDLARRSLRPVGIVVVDGLPMFDVPPDAPIIADEDVARGLEEDV, encoded by the coding sequence ATGCGCACCACTCTTCAAATCGATGACGATATCCTCGAAGATGCGCGGAGCATCGCTCGTTCGGAGGGCCGGTCGGTCGGTGCGGTGATTTCCGATCTGGCGCGTCGGTCGCTTCGGCCCGTCGGGATTGTCGTGGTCGACGGGCTCCCGATGTTCGATGTGCCGCCAGATGCGCCAATCATCGCCGACGAGGACGTCGCCCGGGGGCTCGAGGAAGACGTGTGA
- a CDS encoding type II toxin-antitoxin system VapC family toxin, whose translation MTALLDVNVLIALSWRNHAHHSAAREWFTRSSSNGWATTPITEVGFVRISSDRRVVQVSTTPATALAQLEALRALPGHAFWPDDVPLVVGEGGDRGAVSSHRLVTDCHLIALVARYGGRLVTFDAALADSAPAGLVEVL comes from the coding sequence GTGACAGCGCTGCTCGACGTCAATGTGCTTATCGCGTTGAGCTGGCGTAACCATGCTCATCACTCAGCGGCACGGGAGTGGTTCACGCGGTCTTCGTCGAATGGATGGGCTACCACGCCGATCACCGAGGTGGGTTTTGTCCGGATTTCGAGCGATCGCAGGGTGGTGCAGGTGTCGACGACTCCGGCGACTGCGCTTGCTCAGTTGGAAGCGCTGAGAGCTCTTCCGGGCCATGCGTTCTGGCCTGATGACGTGCCGTTGGTGGTTGGTGAGGGGGGTGATCGTGGTGCTGTGTCGAGCCACCGCCTTGTCACTGACTGTCATCTCATCGCGTTGGTCGCCCGGTACGGTGGCCGGCTGGTCACATTCGACGCTGCACTGGCCGATTCAGCACCCGCCGGCCTGGTCGAGGTTCTGTAG
- a CDS encoding RES domain-containing protein yields MPADAVRIRTVFGLVHGSRVDALPVYRVGYKPDPWHWTPWEFADEHGRFTGRWDDPAGIWRTLYVGSSALACYLEVLAVFRADPVAARDMDDIAVEDADDLYPTIRPGEIPRAWREPRSICSAELSGWFVLVGHYETLPTLRRQFLPMAKECGLQDLDAAAIRDGKHRRLTQAMSAWIYTLSTPNGDPTTGIQFDSRHGDQLTLWAIYERSASTAPPP; encoded by the coding sequence ATGCCTGCCGACGCGGTTCGAATTAGAACCGTCTTTGGGCTGGTGCATGGCTCTCGTGTCGATGCACTACCGGTTTACCGGGTGGGCTACAAGCCCGATCCATGGCATTGGACTCCCTGGGAGTTCGCCGATGAGCACGGCCGCTTCACCGGCAGATGGGATGATCCGGCGGGCATCTGGCGGACTCTTTACGTGGGCTCGTCGGCGCTTGCCTGCTATCTGGAGGTGCTCGCGGTTTTTCGCGCCGATCCTGTTGCTGCCCGCGACATGGACGACATCGCAGTGGAGGATGCCGACGATCTGTATCCCACTATCCGTCCAGGGGAGATCCCGCGGGCCTGGCGCGAGCCTCGCTCGATCTGCTCGGCGGAGCTGTCTGGCTGGTTCGTTCTCGTCGGCCACTACGAGACTTTGCCGACGCTGAGACGGCAATTCCTACCTATGGCAAAGGAATGCGGACTCCAGGATCTTGATGCTGCCGCAATCCGCGATGGTAAGCACCGGCGGCTCACACAGGCTATGTCGGCGTGGATCTACACGCTCAGCACTCCTAACGGCGATCCCACCACGGGCATACAATTCGATTCGCGCCATGGCGATCAACTCACACTTTGGGCTATCTACGAGCGCTCGGCATCGACCGCACCGCCGCCGTAA
- a CDS encoding Zn-dependent alcohol dehydrogenase, which produces MRSHAAILHDVGGPWSVEEFELDAPRAGEVLVQLAAAGLCHSDDHILKGDMAAPNEVMRSLGLPTMFPTIGGHEGSGIVREIGPGVTDFAPGDHVVMSFVAVCGQCRWCASGIEYLCDVGIGTMIPGMPTDGTFRHHTADGRNLGHIAKVGAFAEHTVVSTNSLVKIEPHLPLAPSALLSCAIPTGYGSVANRSNMRAGDTVVVIGVGGIGTGAIQGARINGAAQIVAVDPVDFKQKSALQFGATHSAATVAEALDLVRELTYGVMADAVVVSPSLITADDVRDAVKLTRKGGTCVLTGMTSQLTHSVNLDLQDFILTNKTLAGTIFGSCNPKADIARLARLYHTGQLQLDEMITKRYRLDDINNAYDDLLNGNIIRGIIDFGLEPLG; this is translated from the coding sequence ATGAGGAGCCACGCGGCGATCCTGCACGACGTCGGCGGGCCGTGGTCGGTCGAGGAATTCGAGCTGGACGCGCCCCGCGCCGGGGAGGTCCTGGTGCAGCTGGCCGCCGCCGGGTTGTGCCACTCCGACGATCACATCCTCAAGGGTGATATGGCGGCGCCCAACGAGGTGATGCGATCCCTCGGGCTGCCCACCATGTTCCCCACCATCGGCGGGCATGAGGGTTCGGGCATCGTGCGCGAAATCGGTCCCGGGGTCACCGATTTCGCGCCGGGCGACCACGTGGTGATGTCTTTTGTCGCCGTGTGCGGCCAATGCCGGTGGTGTGCAAGCGGAATCGAGTACCTCTGCGACGTCGGCATCGGCACCATGATCCCTGGAATGCCCACCGACGGCACGTTTCGCCACCACACCGCCGACGGCCGGAACCTGGGCCACATCGCCAAGGTCGGCGCCTTCGCCGAACACACTGTGGTGTCGACGAATTCGCTGGTGAAGATCGAGCCGCACCTGCCGCTGGCGCCGAGTGCGCTGCTGTCGTGCGCCATCCCGACCGGCTACGGTTCCGTCGCCAACCGCTCCAACATGCGCGCCGGCGACACCGTCGTCGTGATCGGCGTCGGTGGGATCGGCACCGGCGCGATCCAGGGAGCCCGGATCAACGGCGCCGCGCAGATCGTCGCCGTCGACCCGGTGGACTTCAAACAGAAATCGGCGCTGCAGTTCGGCGCGACGCACAGCGCCGCCACGGTCGCCGAGGCTCTGGACCTGGTGCGAGAGTTGACCTACGGCGTCATGGCCGATGCCGTGGTGGTCTCCCCTTCCCTGATCACCGCCGACGACGTCCGCGACGCGGTCAAGCTCACCCGCAAGGGCGGAACCTGCGTGCTGACCGGCATGACCTCACAGCTGACCCACTCGGTCAACCTCGACCTGCAGGACTTCATCCTTACGAACAAAACCCTGGCCGGCACCATCTTCGGCTCATGCAATCCCAAAGCCGACATCGCCCGACTGGCCAGGCTCTACCACACCGGACAACTCCAGCTCGACGAGATGATCACCAAACGCTACCGTCTCGACGACATCAACAACGCCTACGATGATCTGCTCAACGGCAACATCATCAGAGGCATCATCGACTTCGGTCTCGAACCGCTCGGCTGA
- a CDS encoding cytochrome P450, which yields MTLSTNRLDVKGQPVTLDTTGETSPYPFFEYMRRTDPVWHGALMDHDQMPEELRPNDEWVLFGYDGVFQGFRDDRIFTSAAYDKTIGLVMGHTILAMGGKEHHDHRSLVAKAFRATALERWEPSVIGPVCDRLIDEIKNDGHADLVKALTFEFPTRIISVLLGLPAEDLDLFRRLSLDLISIPTDIMAGLNAATELHGYFLEQVEQRRRKLTDDIIGDLVAAEIDGEKLTDEAIIAFLRLLLPAGLETTYRSSGNLLYLLLTHPEQLAMIRRDRSLIPAAIEEGLRVETPLTMVMRTTTEEVKIGGKTIPPDAQIDMCMGSANRDETRWTDPDTFDIGRPRQAHIAFAGGIHMCLGMHLARLETRVMLNSLLDRLKNLAFVPDDGTGVESKIVGLTFRSPNKLPVVFDPVA from the coding sequence ATGACGCTCAGCACCAACCGTCTCGATGTCAAAGGCCAGCCCGTCACCCTCGACACCACCGGTGAGACCAGCCCGTATCCGTTCTTCGAGTACATGAGGCGCACCGATCCGGTCTGGCATGGCGCCCTCATGGACCACGATCAGATGCCGGAGGAGCTGCGGCCGAACGACGAGTGGGTGCTGTTCGGTTATGACGGTGTGTTCCAGGGTTTCCGGGACGACCGGATCTTCACGTCGGCCGCCTACGACAAGACGATCGGTTTGGTCATGGGCCACACCATCCTGGCGATGGGCGGCAAGGAACACCACGACCACCGCAGCCTGGTGGCCAAGGCGTTCCGGGCCACCGCGCTGGAACGCTGGGAGCCGTCGGTCATCGGGCCGGTCTGCGATCGGCTGATCGACGAAATCAAGAACGACGGCCACGCCGACCTGGTGAAGGCGCTGACGTTCGAGTTTCCGACCCGGATCATCTCGGTGCTGCTCGGGCTCCCCGCCGAGGATCTCGACCTGTTCCGGCGGCTGTCGCTGGACCTCATCTCGATTCCGACCGACATCATGGCGGGGCTGAACGCGGCCACCGAGTTGCACGGCTACTTCCTCGAGCAGGTCGAGCAGCGGCGCCGCAAACTCACCGACGACATCATCGGCGACCTGGTCGCCGCCGAGATCGACGGCGAAAAGCTCACCGACGAGGCCATCATCGCCTTCCTGCGCCTGCTGCTGCCCGCCGGGCTGGAGACCACCTACCGCTCGTCGGGCAACCTGTTGTACCTGCTGTTGACGCACCCCGAGCAGCTGGCGATGATCCGGCGGGACCGGTCCCTGATCCCCGCCGCCATCGAAGAGGGCCTTCGCGTCGAGACCCCACTCACCATGGTCATGCGGACCACCACCGAGGAGGTCAAAATAGGCGGCAAGACAATCCCGCCCGACGCGCAGATCGACATGTGCATGGGCTCGGCCAACCGCGACGAGACCCGCTGGACCGACCCCGACACCTTTGACATCGGCCGCCCGCGCCAGGCGCACATCGCGTTCGCGGGCGGCATTCACATGTGCCTCGGAATGCACTTGGCGCGGCTGGAAACCCGGGTCATGTTGAACAGCCTGTTGGATCGCCTGAAGAATCTGGCGTTTGTTCCCGACGACGGAACCGGTGTCGAGTCCAAGATCGTCGGGCTCACGTTCCGGTCGCCCAACAAACTTCCCGTCGTGTTCGACCCGGTCGCATGA
- a CDS encoding Rieske (2Fe-2S) protein, whose product MCSLDELPPGEMKLVDVGKFGVGVYNVRGELYAIVNYCSHEGAPLCLGLIGGTNEPAPDEPGGLRRARDGQIVRCPWHNWEFDVTTGQNVADPTRRVRTYHVDVTDGEVYLTA is encoded by the coding sequence GTGTGCTCCCTCGACGAGCTGCCGCCGGGCGAGATGAAGCTGGTCGACGTGGGTAAGTTCGGTGTGGGTGTGTACAACGTGCGCGGCGAGCTGTACGCGATCGTGAACTATTGCTCGCATGAGGGCGCCCCGCTGTGCCTCGGCCTCATCGGCGGCACCAACGAACCGGCACCGGACGAGCCGGGCGGGCTGCGCCGGGCGCGTGACGGGCAGATCGTCCGTTGCCCTTGGCACAATTGGGAATTCGACGTCACCACGGGTCAAAACGTCGCCGACCCGACGCGCCGCGTCCGCACCTACCACGTCGATGTCACCGACGGGGAGGTGTATTTAACGGCATGA
- a CDS encoding amidohydrolase family protein, translating into MIIDTNVQPHFRYNAEIRRYLPEAHKLRSIPDVEQQWYQAPGGDYRQDLYGEHYPGSDPETVGRHLFDDMGVTYAILNPLTRGNIADYLLNSRICAAVNDWLLDRWLEPDTADRFRGTIRVNPEDPKGAVAESERLAGHPKLVQVGVPMQSREPYGKPMFEPIWEAAAAHGLPVAVHINGGNGVDHPPTFAGHAHTYPGYAAFMPLNYFVHLAALIVEGVFGRHPGLKFVFADGGYDILTPLMWRLDTFWLSMRDQTPWVDRYPSEYLPGHVRFCSSVFDGPMEAEKTRRWMDFSDKAGLLMYGSSYPHWSTSPPEAIADGLDDAQRAKILWQNASELYGLKERV; encoded by the coding sequence ATGATCATCGACACGAATGTCCAACCGCACTTCCGCTACAACGCCGAGATCCGCCGCTACCTCCCGGAAGCCCACAAACTGCGGTCGATCCCCGACGTCGAGCAGCAGTGGTATCAGGCGCCCGGCGGCGACTACCGGCAAGACCTCTACGGCGAGCACTACCCGGGGTCGGACCCCGAGACCGTCGGCCGGCACCTGTTCGACGACATGGGGGTCACGTACGCCATCCTGAACCCGCTGACCCGCGGCAACATCGCCGATTACCTACTCAACAGCCGGATCTGCGCCGCGGTCAACGACTGGCTGCTCGACCGCTGGCTGGAGCCCGACACCGCCGATCGGTTCCGGGGCACCATCCGCGTCAACCCCGAAGACCCCAAGGGCGCCGTCGCCGAGAGCGAACGCCTCGCCGGCCACCCGAAGCTGGTGCAGGTCGGGGTTCCGATGCAGTCACGCGAGCCCTACGGCAAGCCGATGTTCGAGCCCATCTGGGAGGCCGCCGCCGCCCACGGGCTGCCGGTCGCGGTGCACATCAACGGCGGCAACGGCGTCGATCATCCGCCCACCTTCGCCGGGCACGCGCACACCTACCCGGGGTACGCGGCGTTCATGCCGCTGAACTACTTCGTGCACCTGGCCGCGCTCATCGTCGAGGGCGTGTTCGGCCGGCATCCCGGCCTGAAGTTCGTGTTCGCCGACGGCGGCTACGACATCCTCACCCCGCTCATGTGGCGGCTGGACACGTTCTGGCTGTCGATGCGCGACCAGACGCCGTGGGTCGACCGCTATCCCAGCGAGTACCTGCCCGGTCACGTCCGGTTCTGCTCCTCGGTGTTCGACGGGCCGATGGAGGCCGAAAAGACGCGGCGTTGGATGGACTTCTCGGACAAGGCCGGCCTGCTGATGTACGGGTCGAGCTACCCGCACTGGTCCACGTCGCCGCCCGAGGCCATCGCCGACGGCCTCGACGACGCACAACGAGCAAAGATCTTATGGCAGAACGCCAGTGAGCTGTACGGACTCAAGGAGCGCGTCTGA